A genomic stretch from Rhodobacterales bacterium HKCCA1288 includes:
- a CDS encoding nucleoside deaminase codes for MPRALDLARQAALQGEVPVGAVIIKDGAVIAEARNEMRARHDPTAHAEMLAIRAACAALGQERLTGCDIWVSLEPCPACAGAIAAARLSRLYYAASDPKSGGVAQGPCVFDHPQSHWKPEIYSGIMENEAAALLRAFFAAKRDE; via the coding sequence ATGCCCCGCGCGCTTGATCTGGCGCGACAGGCCGCCTTGCAGGGTGAGGTGCCTGTTGGTGCCGTGATCATCAAGGATGGCGCGGTAATTGCCGAAGCCCGCAACGAGATGCGCGCGCGTCATGACCCGACCGCCCATGCCGAGATGCTCGCCATTCGTGCCGCTTGTGCCGCATTGGGGCAGGAACGCCTTACAGGATGCGATATTTGGGTCAGTCTTGAGCCTTGCCCTGCCTGTGCAGGGGCCATTGCCGCAGCACGCCTGTCGCGTCTTTATTATGCGGCTTCTGATCCGAAATCGGGCGGCGTGGCGCAGGGGCCATGTGTCTTTGACCACCCCCAATCGCATTGGAAGCCTGAGATATATTCTGGCATAATGGAGAATGAGGCAGCCGCACTCTTGCGCGCGTTCTTCGCAGCCAAGCGAGACGAGTGA
- a CDS encoding septation protein IspZ, with the protein MQNGKPIAPWLKTTLELGPVLGFFVLYLWIKEQTFTIAGVEYSGFIMATALFIPVIGAAIAALWYLTGHISRMQIFTLVMVVFFGGLTIWFNDERFFKMKTTLVYAVFAALLGIGLLRGQSWLKVLMGEFLKMRDEGWMIITRRLTAVFAAMAVANEIVWRNFSEQFWVTFETFALPAFLFAAFMAQAKVIERFSEPSDEA; encoded by the coding sequence ATGCAAAACGGAAAACCCATCGCGCCATGGTTGAAAACCACGCTAGAGCTTGGGCCTGTTTTGGGGTTTTTCGTTCTGTATCTGTGGATCAAAGAGCAGACCTTCACCATTGCGGGGGTGGAGTATTCGGGCTTCATCATGGCGACCGCGCTGTTTATCCCCGTGATTGGCGCGGCAATCGCGGCCCTTTGGTATCTGACAGGGCATATCTCACGCATGCAGATATTCACCTTGGTTATGGTCGTGTTCTTTGGGGGGCTGACCATCTGGTTCAATGACGAGCGGTTTTTCAAGATGAAAACCACGCTTGTTTACGCAGTGTTTGCGGCCTTGTTGGGGATTGGCCTTCTGCGCGGGCAAAGCTGGCTCAAGGTGTTGATGGGTGAATTTCTCAAGATGCGGGATGAAGGTTGGATGATCATCACCCGCCGTCTGACAGCCGTTTTCGCCGCAATGGCGGTTGCCAATGAGATCGTCTGGCGCAATTTTTCGGAACAGTTTTGGGTAACCTTTGAAACCTTCGCGCTGCCCGCCTTTTTGTTCGCGGCCTTTATGGCGCAAGCCAAGGTGATTGAGCGCTTCAGCGAGCCTTCGGACGAGGCTTAA
- the gatA gene encoding Asp-tRNA(Asn)/Glu-tRNA(Gln) amidotransferase subunit GatA: MSDLNKLTIAEARDALRRGETTAVELTNACLSAIEGSSALGAFVHNTPDLALARAEAADQRIKSGDAPALCGIPIGIKDLFCTEGVESQAASKILSGFRPEYESTVSAQLRDAGAVMLGKLNMDEFAMGSSNETSVYGPAVNPWRANGSDQNLTPGGSSGGSAAAVAADLCLGATGTDTGGSIRQPAAFTGTVGLKPTYGRCSRWGIVAFASSLDQAGPMTKTVRDAAIMGAAMMGHDPKDSTSADLPVPDFEALLTGDIRGKTIGIPREYRVDGMPEEIEKLWADGAAMLKDAGAELRDISLPHTKYALPAYYVIAPAEASSNLARYDGVRFGYRAELSQGDGITELYEKTRAEGFGAEVKRRIMIGTYVLSAGFYDAYYNRARRVRSLIKRDFDEVFAAGVDAILTPATPSAAFELGKEVADPVEMYLNDVFTVTVNLAGLPGVALPTGLSSAGLPLGLQLIGRPFEEGDLLNTAYALETAAGFVAKPNKWW, translated from the coding sequence ATAACACCCCCGATCTTGCGCTTGCCCGCGCCGAGGCCGCAGATCAGCGGATCAAATCGGGCGATGCGCCCGCCCTTTGCGGCATTCCTATTGGGATCAAAGACCTGTTCTGCACCGAAGGGGTCGAGAGCCAAGCCGCGTCAAAAATTCTGTCAGGCTTTCGGCCTGAATATGAATCGACCGTCTCAGCGCAATTGCGCGATGCAGGCGCGGTCATGTTGGGCAAACTTAATATGGATGAGTTTGCCATGGGGTCGTCCAACGAAACCTCTGTTTACGGGCCAGCGGTCAACCCGTGGCGCGCGAACGGCAGCGATCAAAACCTGACACCCGGTGGATCTTCTGGGGGATCGGCTGCCGCGGTTGCGGCTGACCTCTGCCTGGGGGCCACTGGCACGGATACGGGCGGGTCAATCCGCCAACCTGCCGCCTTCACGGGCACAGTAGGTCTGAAACCCACCTATGGGCGCTGCTCGCGCTGGGGGATTGTCGCCTTTGCCTCTAGCCTTGATCAAGCAGGGCCAATGACCAAAACGGTGCGGGACGCCGCAATCATGGGGGCCGCGATGATGGGGCATGACCCCAAAGACAGCACATCCGCCGATCTGCCCGTTCCCGATTTCGAAGCACTTCTGACGGGTGATATTCGGGGCAAAACCATCGGCATCCCGCGCGAATATCGTGTTGATGGGATGCCTGAAGAGATTGAGAAACTTTGGGCCGATGGCGCTGCGATGCTGAAAGATGCAGGTGCAGAACTGCGCGACATCTCGCTGCCGCATACAAAATACGCTCTGCCCGCCTATTACGTGATCGCACCAGCCGAGGCCTCGTCAAACCTTGCGCGCTATGATGGGGTGCGCTTTGGCTATCGCGCGGAACTGTCCCAAGGGGACGGCATTACAGAACTCTACGAGAAAACCCGCGCCGAAGGCTTTGGTGCCGAGGTAAAGCGGCGGATCATGATCGGCACCTATGTGCTATCAGCAGGGTTTTACGATGCCTATTACAACCGCGCGCGCCGTGTGCGCAGCCTGATCAAGCGCGATTTTGACGAGGTATTTGCCGCAGGCGTTGATGCAATCCTGACACCCGCCACACCATCGGCGGCGTTTGAGTTGGGGAAAGAGGTGGCTGACCCTGTTGAGATGTATCTCAACGATGTGTTCACAGTCACCGTGAACCTTGCGGGCCTGCCAGGTGTGGCCCTGCCCACAGGGTTGAGCAGTGCGGGCCTGCCTTTGGGTCTGCAATTGATCGGCCGCCCCTTTGAAGAGGGTGATTTGCTCAACACCGCCTACGCGCTGGAAACTGCGGCGGGATTTGTAGCCAAACCCAATAAATGGTGGTAA
- a CDS encoding rRNA pseudouridine synthase: MNTSTPQGERIAKRLSRAGIASRREAERMIAEGRVSVNGKVIDSPALNVTAQDRIEVDNAPLPEIAAPRLWLYHKPAGLITSAADEKGRKTVFDALPDTLPRVMSVGRLDLNSEGLLLLTNDGGLKRKLELPSTGWLRKYRVRIKGKPNDEAFAPLRKGLSIEGETFQPMSVSLDRQQGANAWLTIGLREGKNREIRRAMEAIGFEVNRLIRISYGPFRLGELKAGEVEEIKPRVLADQLGLEVRVEGHAKAKTGPKTGKLRKAPPKKSTPPTRDGGTAKRGGFKPRPKAR, encoded by the coding sequence ATGAACACAAGCACACCACAGGGCGAGCGGATCGCCAAACGCCTGTCCCGCGCAGGGATTGCCTCGCGCCGCGAGGCAGAGCGGATGATTGCCGAGGGTCGCGTCAGCGTGAATGGCAAAGTCATCGACAGCCCTGCCCTAAATGTGACCGCGCAAGATCGCATCGAGGTGGACAACGCCCCCCTGCCCGAGATCGCCGCCCCGCGCCTGTGGCTCTATCACAAACCTGCGGGGCTGATCACAAGCGCCGCGGATGAAAAGGGGCGCAAGACCGTCTTTGACGCTTTGCCAGATACACTACCACGGGTGATGTCCGTGGGGCGGCTCGACCTGAATTCCGAAGGTCTGCTTTTATTGACGAATGATGGCGGCCTGAAGCGCAAACTTGAATTGCCTTCTACGGGATGGCTTCGCAAATATCGCGTGCGCATTAAGGGAAAACCCAATGACGAGGCCTTTGCCCCTCTGCGCAAGGGCCTGAGCATCGAGGGCGAGACATTTCAACCCATGAGCGTCTCACTGGATCGCCAACAAGGGGCCAATGCATGGCTCACCATTGGCCTGCGCGAGGGAAAGAACCGCGAAATTCGCCGTGCGATGGAGGCGATTGGTTTTGAGGTCAACCGGCTGATCCGCATCTCTTACGGCCCGTTTCGCTTGGGCGAACTCAAAGCGGGCGAGGTTGAAGAGATCAAACCGCGCGTCTTGGCGGATCAACTGGGCCTAGAAGTGCGGGTTGAGGGGCACGCGAAGGCCAAAACTGGCCCCAAAACGGGAAAGCTGCGCAAAGCGCCGCCCAAAAAATCTACGCCCCCCACGCGCGATGGTGGGACGGCCAAACGGGGCGGGTTTAAGCCTCGTCCGAAGGCTCGCTGA
- a CDS encoding EamA family transporter: MGDLIIALEGTAAGEQLALILALCAALLHAIFGALQKGRHDPLLSRGAIDAAMVVLAGPVALFIVPWPEPHMWPIFAGMFIIHAGYKWAVLSAYRRGAYTVVYPVMRGTGPLFTVIGAGILFGEVFTLGQWIGVGVLITGLYGLAAYNIATVTIDRETLIPALGFAVLTGLFVALYTNYDAYGIRATADPFTFLAWFFFIDGFAMPGFAYVAWRRMANPPALSGLALRGVIGALVAFGSFGSVMLATRLDHVGEAAVLRETSTVFAALIGWIFLKETVGPRRLALMGLIAAGAVIVEAAG, from the coding sequence TTGGGGGATCTGATCATCGCCCTTGAGGGCACGGCTGCGGGCGAACAATTGGCCCTGATCTTAGCCTTATGCGCAGCGCTGCTGCATGCGATTTTCGGCGCGTTGCAAAAGGGGCGGCATGACCCCCTGTTGTCACGCGGTGCGATTGATGCGGCGATGGTGGTTTTGGCAGGGCCTGTTGCCCTGTTCATCGTGCCATGGCCCGAGCCGCATATGTGGCCGATTTTTGCGGGCATGTTCATCATCCATGCAGGCTATAAATGGGCGGTGCTGTCGGCCTATCGGCGTGGCGCCTATACGGTGGTTTATCCCGTGATGCGGGGCACAGGCCCGCTCTTTACTGTGATCGGGGCGGGCATCTTGTTTGGCGAGGTCTTTACCCTTGGCCAATGGATTGGGGTGGGCGTTTTGATCACGGGGCTTTATGGGCTTGCTGCCTATAATATCGCCACGGTGACGATTGACCGCGAAACGCTGATCCCCGCCTTGGGATTTGCAGTGCTGACAGGGTTATTCGTGGCGCTTTACACCAATTATGATGCCTATGGCATTCGCGCCACCGCCGACCCTTTTACCTTTCTGGCATGGTTTTTCTTTATTGATGGCTTTGCCATGCCTGGTTTTGCCTATGTCGCGTGGCGGCGTATGGCAAACCCGCCCGCGCTCTCAGGGCTGGCTTTGCGTGGGGTCATCGGGGCCTTGGTGGCATTCGGGTCTTTTGGGTCGGTCATGTTGGCCACGCGCCTTGATCATGTGGGCGAGGCTGCTGTGCTGCGCGAGACATCCACCGTGTTTGCCGCGCTGATTGGTTGGATTTTCCTCAAGGAAACCGTTGGCCCGCGGCGTTTGGCCCTTATGGGGTTGATTGCAGCGGGCGCGGTGATAGTTGAGGCAGCAGGCTAG
- a CDS encoding alkane 1-monooxygenase has product MKLPPIVLFAGATLLPFGLLWLEVFARGPFGLFALIVLTVVAGLVDHLSPQLSRPSGVSARPNRHGALALQWILGIGHIGLILALPFVVQRGGLASLIFTFALASFAGQITHPNAHELIHHPSRAARRLGHSLYASLGMGHHASAHLLIHHPHVATARDPNSPALGVGFWAYLTRAWWGSFHGALARETARRGGVTWAHPYPWHIALTALFLIYAFAAGGGLALTAFLLVAALFHIQVMLSDYIQHYGLRRAIDADGRPAPQSAQDSWNAPRPFSTNMLLAAPLHSDHHLNPTRSYVELSCAPDHPRLPYSLPVMAALATVPPLWRRVMDPRAARWAARK; this is encoded by the coding sequence ATGAAACTTCCGCCCATTGTTCTATTCGCAGGCGCAACATTGTTGCCTTTTGGGCTATTGTGGCTTGAGGTTTTCGCACGAGGCCCATTTGGGCTGTTTGCGCTGATTGTGCTGACGGTGGTGGCGGGTCTGGTTGACCATCTCAGTCCGCAGCTCTCCCGCCCAAGCGGCGTATCTGCGCGCCCCAACCGACATGGGGCACTGGCCCTGCAATGGATTTTGGGGATCGGTCATATTGGTCTTATCCTTGCCCTGCCTTTTGTGGTGCAACGGGGGGGACTTGCCTCCCTGATCTTCACCTTTGCGCTGGCATCATTTGCAGGACAGATCACGCACCCCAATGCGCATGAATTGATCCACCACCCCAGCCGTGCCGCGCGGCGCTTGGGGCATAGCCTTTATGCAAGCCTTGGGATGGGGCATCACGCCTCGGCCCATTTGTTGATCCATCACCCCCATGTTGCAACCGCGCGCGACCCAAATAGCCCCGCGCTTGGGGTTGGGTTTTGGGCTTATCTTACGCGGGCATGGTGGGGCTCCTTTCACGGGGCGCTTGCCCGCGAGACTGCGCGCCGTGGCGGTGTCACATGGGCGCATCCCTATCCGTGGCATATCGCGCTTACGGCGCTGTTCCTGATCTATGCCTTCGCCGCGGGGGGTGGTTTGGCTTTGACCGCATTTCTGTTGGTGGCCGCCCTCTTCCATATCCAAGTGATGTTATCCGATTACATCCAACATTACGGGCTGCGCCGCGCCATTGACGCAGATGGCCGCCCCGCGCCGCAATCTGCGCAAGACAGCTGGAACGCACCGCGCCCCTTTAGCACCAACATGCTCTTGGCCGCGCCGCTGCATTCAGACCACCACCTCAATCCGACCCGCAGCTATGTGGAACTAAGCTGTGCTCCAGATCACCCGCGCCTGCCCTACAGCCTTCCTGTCATGGCCGCCTTGGCAACGGTGCCGCCGCTGTGGCGGCGGGTGATGGATCCGCGGGCGGCACGATGGGCCGCGCGAAAATGA
- a CDS encoding UbiH/UbiF family hydroxylase, protein MIDTDILISGGGIAGLIAASAFGAAGFSVLCVDPSAPITTRDAEGSDLRSTAFLQPSRDFLDQAGLWRHFAPHAMPLQIMRIVDAGGVEAVARSAHDFNASDISDLPFGWNLPNWLLRREGLARISELDHVTFRAGVGTKSLLTRSAEARVTLTDGTRVRARLVIAADGRNSPMRKAAGIPVTTLRYGQKALAFAVSHDHPHDNISTEVHRSGGPFTLVPLPDYEGKPSSAVVWMERGPEAERLYALPQPAFEDEMRTRSAELYGPLRLISQRTIWPIISQVAHRLTGERLALVAEAAHVVPPIGAQGLNMSLADMATLLDLAKAAPDRLGETAMLQKYERARHAEIAARVAGVDALNRASMADDQGLRDLRMKALNSFYSVKPVRQILMRAGLGARAAR, encoded by the coding sequence ATGATCGACACAGATATTCTGATTTCGGGTGGCGGCATTGCAGGGCTGATTGCCGCCTCTGCCTTTGGTGCGGCAGGTTTTTCCGTTCTTTGCGTAGACCCAAGCGCGCCGATTACCACCCGCGATGCAGAAGGCTCCGATCTGCGCAGCACCGCGTTTTTACAGCCCTCGCGCGACTTTCTCGATCAGGCGGGGCTGTGGCGGCATTTTGCACCGCATGCAATGCCCTTGCAGATCATGCGCATCGTGGACGCAGGCGGGGTCGAGGCCGTGGCGCGCAGCGCGCATGATTTCAACGCAAGCGATATCTCGGATTTGCCATTTGGGTGGAACCTGCCCAATTGGCTGTTGCGCCGTGAAGGTTTGGCTCGGATTTCTGAATTGGATCATGTCACCTTTCGGGCGGGCGTTGGCACGAAATCCTTACTCACCCGCAGCGCAGAGGCGCGCGTCACCCTCACCGATGGCACCCGTGTGCGGGCCCGTTTGGTGATTGCGGCAGACGGGCGCAATTCCCCCATGCGCAAGGCGGCGGGCATCCCAGTGACGACCTTGCGCTATGGTCAAAAGGCCTTAGCCTTTGCTGTCAGCCATGACCACCCGCATGATAATATCTCGACCGAGGTGCATCGCTCGGGCGGGCCATTTACCCTTGTGCCGTTGCCAGATTACGAAGGCAAACCCTCCTCCGCCGTGGTTTGGATGGAACGCGGGCCAGAGGCAGAACGCCTCTATGCCCTCCCCCAACCCGCGTTTGAGGATGAAATGCGCACGCGCTCTGCCGAGCTTTATGGGCCCTTGCGTCTGATTTCACAGCGCACGATCTGGCCGATCATTTCGCAAGTGGCGCATCGCCTGACAGGCGAGCGTCTCGCCTTGGTGGCCGAGGCCGCGCATGTGGTTCCCCCGATTGGCGCGCAGGGCCTCAACATGAGCCTTGCCGATATGGCGACCCTGCTTGATCTGGCCAAGGCCGCGCCTGACCGATTGGGTGAGACTGCCATGTTGCAAAAATATGAACGCGCACGCCATGCCGAGATTGCCGCCCGCGTGGCAGGGGTGGATGCGCTCAATCGCGCCTCGATGGCCGATGATCAAGGCTTGCGCGATTTGCGGATGAAGGCGCTGAACAGTTTTTACTCGGTGAAACCTGTGCGCCAAATCTTGATGCGCGCGGGGCTTGGCGCGCGGGCAGCGCGCTAA
- a CDS encoding N-acetylmuramoyl-L-alanine amidase — protein MSLPRQSPNFGPRREGATPSLIVIHYTAMEDCEGAARALCDPSREVSAHYLIGRDGGCHALVDEAMRAWHAGAGAWRGIVDVNSHSIGIELDNCGFSPFSEPQMACLGDLLRGIMARWDIPPEGVIGHSDLAAGRKIDPGPRFDWARLAHEGLAVMPKPRAPLAIDPQRFMNDCAQIGYHVEDLDLMRDTLRRRYRPHALAKAAPLDGWDCAIAADLAARFGVDRAGRVT, from the coding sequence ATGAGCCTGCCCCGCCAAAGCCCGAATTTCGGGCCAAGGCGCGAGGGGGCAACCCCCTCTTTGATCGTGATCCATTATACCGCGATGGAGGATTGCGAGGGGGCAGCGCGCGCGCTCTGCGACCCATCCCGCGAGGTTTCGGCGCATTATCTTATTGGGCGTGATGGCGGATGCCACGCTTTGGTGGATGAGGCGATGCGGGCATGGCATGCGGGCGCGGGGGCTTGGCGCGGGATCGTGGACGTAAATTCCCACTCTATCGGAATTGAATTGGACAATTGCGGATTTAGCCCGTTTTCCGAACCACAAATGGCCTGCCTTGGTGATCTACTGCGCGGGATCATGGCCCGTTGGGATATTCCGCCCGAAGGCGTTATCGGCCATTCTGATCTGGCCGCAGGGCGCAAGATTGACCCAGGCCCACGATTTGATTGGGCACGGCTTGCGCATGAAGGCCTCGCCGTAATGCCAAAGCCCCGCGCGCCTTTGGCGATAGACCCGCAGCGCTTTATGAATGATTGCGCGCAAATTGGGTATCATGTGGAGGATCTCGACCTTATGCGCGACACGCTGCGGCGCAGGTATCGCCCCCATGCTTTGGCAAAAGCCGCGCCGCTTGACGGATGGGATTGCGCGATTGCGGCTGATTTGGCGGCGCGCTTTGGCGTTGACCGCGCGGGCCGCGTCACCTAA
- the recN gene encoding DNA repair protein RecN produces MLRHLEIRDLLLIDHLSLEFQAGLNVLTGETGAGKSILLDALGFVLGWRGRADLVRQGAEQGEVSAVFDLPMDHPVQAILAEAGLPSGPELILRRINTQDGRKTAWVNDRRASGDVLRALSDVLVELHGQHDDRGLLDPRGHRALLDEFGGHSDDLAALSALWRARSKAASAHKAALDDLEKIRAEEDFLRHAVAEFESLAPAAGEEDALDAKRRLMQGAERLREDVARLVAILSDQGAEGQIGDALRLVAGLSDRSDGALDEALAALERANLELGEAQRVVGDFADRLIFNPQDLEETEDRLFALRALARKHGVLCDALPEMWQDLQTRLSAIEGGDAHLAALAAAEAAADQAYHAAATALRSKREAAARTLDAAMAGELAPLKMERAVFTTALTDAPAGPEGIDAVTFTVATNPGAPAGPLNKIASGGELSRFLLALKVCLTRQESDITMIFDEIDRGVGGATADAVGRRLAALAQGGQVLVVTHSPQVAALGAHHWRVSKAVENETTLSTVTPLDADARVDEIARMISGDVITDAAREAARALVFQAQL; encoded by the coding sequence ATGCTGCGGCATCTCGAAATTCGCGATCTTCTGTTGATTGATCATCTCAGCCTTGAGTTTCAGGCGGGGTTGAATGTTTTGACGGGGGAAACGGGCGCGGGGAAATCCATTCTTCTTGACGCGCTTGGCTTTGTCTTGGGCTGGCGGGGCCGTGCCGATTTAGTGCGCCAAGGTGCAGAACAGGGCGAGGTATCCGCCGTATTTGATCTGCCCATGGATCACCCTGTTCAGGCAATTTTGGCGGAGGCGGGTCTCCCCTCTGGCCCTGAATTGATCTTGCGCCGTATCAACACCCAAGACGGGCGCAAGACCGCATGGGTGAATGATCGCCGGGCAAGTGGTGATGTTCTGCGCGCCCTGTCGGATGTTTTGGTCGAATTGCACGGCCAGCATGATGATCGCGGTCTGCTTGACCCGCGCGGACATCGTGCGCTGCTCGATGAGTTTGGCGGCCATAGCGATGATTTGGCCGCGTTGAGCGCGCTGTGGCGGGCGCGCAGCAAGGCCGCATCTGCCCATAAAGCGGCGCTAGACGATCTCGAAAAAATTCGCGCTGAGGAAGATTTCCTGCGCCACGCTGTGGCCGAGTTCGAATCCCTTGCCCCCGCAGCGGGTGAGGAAGATGCGCTTGATGCCAAGCGCCGCCTTATGCAAGGGGCCGAGCGGTTGCGGGAAGATGTGGCGCGGCTTGTCGCCATTTTGTCGGATCAGGGGGCTGAGGGGCAGATTGGCGATGCGCTGCGCCTTGTGGCTGGGTTGTCGGATCGTAGCGATGGCGCCTTGGACGAGGCACTGGCCGCCCTAGAGCGCGCCAATCTCGAATTGGGCGAAGCGCAACGCGTTGTGGGCGATTTTGCAGATCGTTTGATTTTCAATCCGCAGGATTTGGAAGAAACCGAAGATCGCCTTTTTGCTTTGCGCGCTTTGGCCCGCAAACACGGCGTTCTATGTGATGCCTTGCCAGAGATGTGGCAGGATTTGCAAACCCGCCTGAGCGCGATTGAAGGAGGGGATGCGCATTTGGCTGCTCTTGCCGCCGCCGAAGCCGCCGCAGATCAGGCTTATCACGCGGCAGCCACCGCCTTGCGCAGCAAACGTGAGGCAGCGGCGCGCACCCTTGATGCGGCGATGGCGGGGGAATTGGCCCCGTTGAAAATGGAACGCGCGGTCTTCACCACCGCGCTCACTGATGCCCCCGCAGGGCCAGAGGGGATTGATGCCGTGACCTTCACTGTGGCCACCAATCCTGGCGCGCCTGCAGGGCCCTTGAACAAGATCGCCTCGGGCGGAGAATTGTCACGGTTCCTCTTAGCGTTAAAGGTGTGCCTCACGCGGCAAGAATCTGATATAACGATGATTTTTGATGAAATCGACCGCGGTGTTGGGGGGGCGACCGCCGATGCCGTAGGGCGCCGTTTGGCCGCGTTGGCGCAAGGGGGGCAGGTCTTGGTTGTGACCCACAGCCCGCAGGTTGCGGCCCTTGGCGCGCATCATTGGCGCGTCTCAAAAGCGGTTGAAAATGAGACCACACTCAGCACCGTGACGCCGCTTGATGCCGATGCCCGTGTCGATGAGATTGCGCGCATGATTTCTGGGGATGTCATTACAGACGCCGCGCGCGAGGCGGCGCGTGCCTTGGTGTTCCAGGCTCAGCTTTAG
- the ftsY gene encoding signal recognition particle-docking protein FtsY, protein MSFFKKMKERLFKSSSKIDEGLEALVAEGATDDMAPEIVEETAEAAERISEGQQAPEPEPALEPEPQAEPELEQSQDPEGAPEDAAEPAAVEEPQPQPVARPATESAQAEAAKPPKPAPEPAPEPAPAAKPSLLRRLVGGGAAPVAKRVIDDEMIEELEEILISADLGVETALALSSNLASEHFGRRMSVAEIKAALARDVARVMGAVAKPMPIYPKRPQVVLVVGVNGSGKTTTIGKLASQFKAAGKSVVIAACDTFRAAAVEQLEIWGNRAGVPVLRAETGGDPAALAFDAMARAEADGADLLLIDTAGRLQNRADLMEELAKIVRVIRKKDPDAPHNTLLVLDATTGQNALRQVEEFRKISDVSGLIMTKLDGTAKGGILVALADKFGLPIHAIGLGEQIDDLAPFDPEEFANALMGLESNA, encoded by the coding sequence ATGTCATTTTTCAAGAAAATGAAAGAGCGGCTCTTTAAGTCTTCGTCCAAGATTGACGAAGGGTTAGAGGCTTTGGTGGCCGAAGGCGCCACTGATGATATGGCCCCTGAGATAGTCGAAGAAACTGCCGAAGCAGCCGAGCGCATAAGTGAGGGGCAGCAGGCACCAGAGCCAGAACCTGCGCTAGAACCTGAACCACAAGCCGAGCCAGAGCTAGAGCAAAGCCAAGACCCTGAGGGTGCCCCTGAGGATGCTGCAGAACCTGCCGCGGTGGAAGAACCGCAGCCGCAACCAGTCGCCCGCCCCGCGACTGAGAGCGCGCAGGCGGAGGCGGCGAAACCACCTAAACCTGCGCCCGAACCTGCGCCCGAACCCGCGCCTGCAGCGAAGCCAAGCCTGTTGCGCCGCTTGGTGGGTGGAGGCGCTGCGCCCGTTGCTAAGCGCGTGATTGATGATGAGATGATCGAGGAATTGGAAGAAATCCTCATCAGCGCAGATTTGGGGGTGGAAACCGCCCTTGCGCTTTCGTCAAATCTGGCCTCCGAACATTTTGGCCGCCGCATGAGCGTGGCCGAGATCAAAGCGGCGCTTGCCCGCGATGTGGCCCGAGTTATGGGAGCTGTGGCCAAGCCGATGCCGATTTACCCCAAACGGCCGCAGGTGGTGTTGGTGGTTGGTGTGAACGGGTCTGGCAAGACCACAACCATCGGTAAATTGGCCAGTCAATTCAAAGCTGCGGGGAAATCCGTTGTCATTGCCGCCTGCGATACATTTCGTGCGGCAGCGGTTGAGCAATTGGAGATTTGGGGCAATCGCGCTGGCGTGCCTGTGCTGCGTGCCGAAACGGGGGGCGATCCCGCAGCCTTGGCCTTTGATGCAATGGCGCGGGCCGAAGCCGATGGGGCCGATTTGCTGCTTATTGATACGGCGGGGCGGTTACAGAACCGCGCGGATTTGATGGAAGAATTGGCCAAAATCGTGCGGGTGATCCGCAAAAAAGACCCTGATGCGCCGCATAACACGCTGTTGGTTCTTGATGCGACCACGGGCCAAAACGCGCTCAGACAGGTCGAAGAATTCCGTAAGATATCGGATGTCAGCGGCCTGATCATGACCAAGCTTGATGGCACGGCCAAGGGCGGTATCCTTGTGGCATTGGCCGATAAATTTGGCCTGCCCATTCACGCCATTGGTTTGGGCGAGCAGATTGACGACCTCGCCCCCTTTGATCCCGAAGAATTTGCAAACGCGCTTATGGGGTTGGAGAGCAATGCGTAA